In one Natronosalvus amylolyticus genomic region, the following are encoded:
- a CDS encoding MarR family transcriptional regulator, whose product MVDVLDNKREATRFRILTEIAHRQPAVSQGEIADEVGVTSQAVSEYIRELVEDGYVEKQGRSRYRVTNEGVDWLFQAADDVSRFANHVTEDVLGAMGEDAAIATAPLEAGDPVSVTLEDGLLHATPGTAGPATGVAMTGAQADEDVGVTNFQGVIDLEPGAVTVWQVPAVRAGGSDAVSSSDLAAGCRDADLVLATGVEAVVALRQTDIEPATTFAVGNVAAAAAERGLDVAVVATTDAVGRVTDVLRDGDVTYEVLES is encoded by the coding sequence ATGGTCGACGTCCTCGACAACAAACGCGAGGCAACGCGCTTTCGCATCCTCACCGAAATTGCCCATCGACAACCGGCAGTGAGCCAGGGCGAAATCGCTGACGAAGTCGGCGTCACGAGTCAGGCCGTCAGCGAGTACATTCGCGAACTCGTCGAGGACGGCTACGTCGAAAAACAGGGCCGATCACGGTATCGAGTCACCAACGAGGGCGTCGACTGGCTGTTTCAGGCTGCCGACGACGTCAGTCGCTTTGCCAACCACGTCACCGAAGACGTCCTCGGTGCGATGGGCGAAGACGCCGCCATCGCCACCGCCCCACTCGAGGCCGGAGATCCGGTGTCGGTTACCCTCGAAGACGGCCTGTTACACGCAACGCCCGGCACGGCGGGCCCCGCAACGGGCGTCGCGATGACCGGCGCCCAGGCCGACGAGGACGTCGGCGTGACGAACTTTCAGGGCGTCATCGACCTCGAGCCGGGCGCCGTCACGGTCTGGCAGGTCCCCGCCGTTCGCGCCGGCGGGAGCGATGCCGTCTCGAGTTCCGACCTCGCCGCTGGCTGTCGCGACGCCGACCTCGTCCTCGCGACGGGCGTCGAAGCGGTCGTCGCCCTCCGGCAAACCGACATCGAGCCCGCAACCACCTTCGCCGTCGGCAACGTCGCTGCTGCGGCAGCCGAACGTGGACTCGACGTGGCCGTCGTCGCCACGACTGACGCCGTCGGCCGCGTAACTGATGTGTTGCGTGATGGTGACGTCACCTACGAAGTGCTCGAGAGTTGA
- the artA gene encoding archaeosortase A — MSSPRSLALDAGASVGTSSVVPGFLASVSVADVLAWVSIAGFVAALVFSWQQRSDLARHVGSGSWVLFGLFWLTMVPYYYTDAQSPIQTVLSLVALPLCAYTGYLLYNGRLSLLTLTKAVAIMGMIYLPVETIPFVRQWLIETTAAQAHFGMELLGYSPGINEGANGYQSRFDFDPDETVTGRTTYIVLACTGIGSMAIFGGLIASVKAPLKRKVTAFALAVGVIWFLNFLRNVFIAIASPYGWFQYDSLIYITTTFMGAPENRTSFLVAHNFIAQSLSIVALVGITYLVIKILPEILGPLEEALFVITGNEYDLYDALADLDGTPVSEEAVNPGDD, encoded by the coding sequence ATGTCTTCGCCTCGGTCACTGGCACTCGACGCCGGCGCTTCCGTCGGTACCTCGAGTGTCGTCCCGGGATTTCTCGCTTCCGTCTCGGTCGCCGACGTCCTCGCGTGGGTTTCGATAGCGGGATTCGTGGCTGCGCTGGTTTTCAGTTGGCAACAGCGCAGTGACCTCGCTCGACACGTTGGCTCGGGTTCGTGGGTTCTGTTCGGGTTGTTCTGGTTGACCATGGTGCCGTACTACTATACTGACGCCCAGAGTCCGATTCAGACCGTACTGAGCCTAGTTGCGTTGCCATTGTGCGCGTATACTGGTTATCTGCTGTACAACGGACGACTTTCCTTGCTCACTCTCACCAAGGCTGTCGCAATTATGGGCATGATATATCTCCCAGTGGAGACGATTCCGTTCGTCCGCCAGTGGCTGATCGAAACGACGGCCGCACAGGCACACTTCGGGATGGAACTGCTCGGGTACAGCCCCGGTATCAACGAGGGAGCAAACGGCTACCAGAGTCGCTTCGATTTCGATCCCGATGAGACCGTCACCGGTCGAACGACCTACATCGTGCTCGCCTGTACCGGCATCGGGAGCATGGCTATTTTCGGCGGTCTGATCGCCTCGGTGAAAGCCCCGCTCAAACGCAAGGTGACCGCCTTCGCGTTGGCCGTCGGCGTCATCTGGTTCCTGAACTTCCTGCGTAACGTGTTCATCGCCATTGCCTCGCCCTACGGCTGGTTCCAGTACGACTCGCTGATCTACATCACGACGACGTTCATGGGTGCCCCTGAGAATCGCACTTCCTTCCTGGTTGCCCACAACTTCATCGCCCAGTCGCTCTCGATCGTCGCCCTCGTCGGTATCACCTATCTGGTCATCAAAATCCTCCCCGAAATTCTGGGCCCGCTCGAGGAAGCGCTGTTCGTCATCACCGGCAACGAGTACGACCTGTACGACGCGCTGGCCGACCTCGATGGCACACCCGTAAGCGAGGAAGCGGTCAACCCCGGTGATGACTGA
- a CDS encoding metallophosphoesterase — protein MTEDDHPIETTDYRPPNLESHSITLLERALYLQRSDTLVVSDLHLGRGAASNVDAPVDDDGDTLARLESLVSLTEPETVVVAGDCLHAFSTLPRGVDWSVTRLERLVADADADLVITPGNHDGMLESVYDGPRPKLYRPGPGTVVCHGHERPELEDKVDERLGLRDEQQAPEFSSERPALYIVGHDHPALSIGGRKRPCLLFGPGCVDGADVLMLPAFTKSAAGMTVNRLRGSDFQCPLVSNPDRWYPGVYDSRLAAVRWFPPLGQCRSLL, from the coding sequence ATGACTGAGGACGACCACCCGATCGAAACCACCGACTACCGGCCACCAAACCTCGAGAGCCACTCGATAACGCTCCTCGAGCGAGCACTCTACCTCCAACGGAGCGACACGCTCGTCGTTTCTGACCTCCACCTCGGGCGCGGAGCGGCCTCGAACGTCGATGCACCGGTCGACGACGACGGGGACACGCTCGCTCGCCTCGAATCGCTCGTCTCCCTCACCGAACCCGAAACCGTGGTCGTCGCTGGCGACTGCTTACACGCCTTCTCGACGCTCCCCCGTGGGGTCGACTGGAGCGTCACCCGTCTCGAACGACTGGTCGCTGACGCGGACGCCGACCTGGTGATTACCCCGGGCAACCACGATGGGATGCTCGAGTCGGTGTACGATGGACCTCGCCCCAAGCTGTATCGGCCAGGACCCGGGACAGTGGTCTGTCACGGCCACGAACGTCCCGAACTCGAGGACAAGGTGGATGAAAGGCTCGGTCTCAGGGACGAACAGCAGGCACCCGAGTTCTCGAGCGAACGACCGGCTCTGTATATCGTCGGCCACGACCATCCGGCCCTCTCGATTGGTGGCCGAAAACGACCCTGTCTGCTGTTCGGCCCTGGTTGTGTGGACGGTGCAGATGTCCTGATGCTCCCGGCGTTTACGAAAAGTGCCGCGGGGATGACGGTCAACCGACTCCGCGGGTCGGACTTTCAGTGTCCGCTGGTCTCGAACCCAGACCGGTGGTATCCGGGCGTATACGACTCGAGACTCGCGGCGGTGCGATGGTT